The Caproicibacterium amylolyticum genome includes the window TGTGCACCAGTAAGCACCTACAAAAATCAAGATAATCAGTGCAAGTGTACCCAGCACTGAAAAAACACTGTTTACTGTATCTGGCAATCGCTGCTACCTCCCAGAATACAAACAATCAAAGAGGCAGAACCTTGTTGACAGTCTGTACAATACGATCCTGTTTAAATGGTTTAACAATGAAGTCAATTGCGCCAAGTGTAATGGCATCCATAACCATGGATTCCTGGCCCATTGCTGAACACATAATGACCTTTGCATTTGCATCTGCTTTTTTAATTTCGCGCAGTGCGTCGATACCATTCATGTTCGGCATTGTGATGTCCATAATCACCAAATCCGGCTTTTCCTGCTGATACAGTTCAACTGCGCGCTGACCGTCTTCACCCTCAACAAAATCCGTGTAACCTGCTTTTGTCAGATAGTTTTTGATCATCATTCGCATGAAACCGGCGTCATCTACAAGCATAATCTTATACATGGTGATTCTCCTTTTTTCCTTGAAACGAAATTTTTATACCTTATTTATATCACATATTGCTTAAGGAGTCCATTAATTCTTTCGTACCAACAATCTCAGTAATGCGTACTCCAAAATTATCTCCTATAACAACCACGTCACCGTGAGCTAATAATTGGCCGTTTACAATAATATCGACCGGCGCACCCGCCTGTTTTTCCAACTCAATTACGGTTCCTTGGCCGAAATCAGCAATTTCTTTAATCGGTCTT containing:
- a CDS encoding response regulator, which translates into the protein MYKIMLVDDAGFMRMMIKNYLTKAGYTDFVEGEDGQRAVELYQQEKPDLVIMDITMPNMNGIDALREIKKADANAKVIMCSAMGQESMVMDAITLGAIDFIVKPFKQDRIVQTVNKVLPL